Within Lagopus muta isolate bLagMut1 chromosome 1, bLagMut1 primary, whole genome shotgun sequence, the genomic segment GATGCTCTTGCTGCTTAAGTTTTACAGTTCTCATGAACTTTTTGTCTGCAGTTACCTCTtgtctttctaaagaaaagcacCAGATTGCAGGTTAAGGTAGTCACATAATCTGAAGCCACTGTTTGGTAGCTGGAAATTCCCCAGTGGAAGGTGCTGTGCTGTTGGATCTCCAGAGGCTTGTTAAACATGGTATCCCTGAGAGGCATCTGTCTGAAGGGCAATACTGCGTGCTGAGAAACAAAGTATGTACTCTGAAGTGTCTGCCTAGACACTCCTTTATTTGTCATGACAGTCCAAGGATACTAACTGGATTTCCTGGCCAGTGCTGTGCTAATAAAGGGAGCAGAGAGTCCCATAGGAAGCATTTGGGGTGATGCTGCTGGCTATGCGCAGTAGTCATCCTTGGGGGAACCTGGCTGGAGGTGAGCCTGCAAACGTGCACGAAGGAGTACAGTGCTTCAAATGTGTGCCAAACAGCTGTGTTAACCTTGGTTGAAAGGGAGAGCATCCCCTCCATCTTTCTCATTATTCAGTTTGTGCATGTCCCTTACCTTTTCTCTGTGAGGGATTTGGACACAAtgagtgttgttttttgtttttttttttttttcctcttcaaaactCTGCTGCCCTTTGCTACCTGGGACAGCAGAAATTTGTCTTGCAGTGTCCATATGTCCTCATTTTCCCCTGTGGGGTTGGCGGTATTGTTGGAATTAGTCCATGTGGAGGACCATGTTCAAGCCTGGGTGGTTGATTCACTGACTTGTTGTGATCCTGCAAAAACACGCAGGTTATTTATCCCTATGTGTAGTGCCTGTCAGTAAGGTAAGTGTGATGCTAGGTGTAGTCATTTCATGGAAGCATGTAAATCTTCCCCTTGCACTGCTGTGGGTGAAGATTTGGAGACGGACCATGTGCTGCCTGCATTCCCCAGTGGCTAAGCTGCGTTTACTGGGGCATGGCAGTCCCTGGGCTTGTGAGGTGGCTGGGAGTTCCCACTGATCAGATTCTCCCACGTGTGATGGAGATGCTCTCCAGAAAGCCCTCCTCGAGCCACCAGACTTCTCAATAGATGTGCTGGAGataagcttttgttttgttgtattttttttgttgttgttgttagctTGTACGAGACTTGGCGGTTTTGtcagaggaagggagaaaactGTGCTATTTGCATGGCTCTGTCTCCTTTCAGTTCTTAAAAGCAGAAGTTCTCAGCAGTGGAAGCCTGTTCTCGGTGAGCTTCCTGTCACCAGTGGGCTGTCCCCTCTGAGCAGTTTGCCTGCGTTGGATGACAAGTGTCAGAGGCCTTGCTATGGCGTTGGCTGGGCAAACCACAGTCTGTTCAAACAGTGCCCTTCTTGGAGCAGTCCCTGTGTGGCCATAACatgggctctgtgcagcccacGTGGCTAGCAGAGCCTTTGTGCACATCCTGGCCCCACACCAGGAAAGCATCTGTTTCACTTGGTGCTCTGTGGGACCTGTGTGCCCTCTGGCAGCCCATCATGCTGGGCCTGAAGGCATGATGCACTGGGGAGCACCATAGGCTGGAGGTGGGGAGACCTTTCTAAAGGGCAGTGGGGTGCCCTTCATAGAAGTATGTGTAGGTAAGAGCTTTTGCTGCCATAGAAGCTGCTCGTCTGGGCCTGGCTGTCAGGAAGAGctccccagtgctgtgctccgTTGAGGGCTGGAGGGCTCCACCCTGCTGCTCTTAGAGCGGCTTTTCAGGTATgtctgccccacagcctggaGGCACGGCTGCAGCTCGTTTGAAGTGACTCCTACTcgctttcctgctgctttcagcacgGTGGCGGGTTTGCAGTGAGGGTAGCTGATGATGACAGCCTGGTTGCTGTGACCTGGGGCTGGGGTGGGTTGGCACGATCTTCCTGCAGCCCGCTTGGCTGCTGGAATGAGTATGGCTTTCCTGCACTGCATCTGCACCTCTGGGTTATGCTGCTGCTGTAGGCATGGACTTGGAGAACAGTGCAGTCACAATGGATATTGCTTGATATCCCAGCTGTTGTTCAGTCTTCTGTAAGATAATAAGGTGTGGATTAGGTGCATCTGCTCTTTGGAAGCAATACGAGATAGATCAGGCCAGTGCTCTTACCTGTCCTGAATTACAGCCCAGTGTTGGTTTACCCAGTGAATCACACAGGTTTtgctttcagtatctaaaaagTGATAAGTAACACCAGTTCCTGTTTGTTTCAGCAGGCTacagctgggaggaaaaaatgtttggCTTTCACAAACCGAAGATGTACCGGAGTATAGAGGGCTGCTGTATTTGCAGAGCTAAGTCTTCCAGCTCTCGTTTCACTGACAGTAAACGCTACGAAAAGGATTTCCAGAACTGTTTTGGGTAAGACTCTTCCTTCAGTCAACTCTGCATCTCTCGAGGTTTTGATCTCTAAGCTGCACACCTGATGCACTGTCAGATGTGGTTGGCTTGGGTAGGTGGTGGGGGAAAGCCCCAGCCTCCTTGTGACTGTCCCACTGTAGGACTGGTTCCTCTGCTGTGTGTGGCATTGCTGGGTTATTAGCCCAGTGTGGCTGCTCATGCAAGCTGAAGCAGATGACAGCATTGAAGGCTCTGGCCAATTCCTCTTCGCCCTCACAGCATATGTGGTGACTTAGTTGTGATCCTTAGAGGTATAAATCCCTGCGCGAGGTGGAAGGCAGCATGGATCTGTGGAGGCTTTTGGTTATTCTGGAGATTCAAGGACATGAGATAAAGCTTGTACCTTATTTTGGCTATCGGTGCTATTGTTCTGATAAGGCTTATTGATATGTTAGTAAAACTTCTCATTGGAGACCATTCTGGCGAAGAATAAGAATTAATTCATCAACTTTCCAGTTGATCGAAGCTGTGCCTAATGCTTTTGTTACTGGTGCTTCCAAACAACTAAATAGCAGTGATTTCTTGTACCAGCTGCTGTGGCCTTTTAACTTTTTGAAACTTTGCAATTTTGTCATTGAATTGTTAACAAGACAAACTCTTCTGATTACCTCactaaaatttcaaaataaacagcttctgctgctgtagttttcctcaatttttttttttcctaggaaaaatacattgttatattcagcttttttctttccagtctcACTGGATTGACTCTCATCAAAATCTTAGGCCAAAGTTTAACTTATATCTGCTGTTTAAAAACTGTATGTGTTTTATCAGTATTGCTTCTCTTGTCTCAAGCTTTTAACTTCACGTGTGCAAATCTTTGCAGGCTTTGTGAGTCTTTACCttgtctctttccttcttctccatCACCCCCCTTTCTAGAAACACCCCTTTCATGTATGGTTTTATAGCGCTTTGTATTGACCGTGGATTTTTGTTCATAAATCTGATGCTGACAGTTTTTGCTGTCGTAATTCTTGGCTGCTGCCCTTGGCAGTGGAAAGACTGAAGGCCCATtgctttttttatatatatataaacagcAGTAAAGAAGCTTGCAGAATACTGGAGCTTTTGGTCTTGCGCTATCTGAAATATGTTTGCCAAGGTGAAAAATGCAGTCTTAACTCTGAACAAATAAGGGCTTATCTGAGCCTGCCTGCCCATTCATCTATACATGTTTCAAAGTCCTCTCATTTGAACAGCTGGAAAACCCAACTCTGTGTTCCCTTTAGTGTGGATTCCTCTAGTGTGATTAGCTGTAGAAATGATTTCTGAAGCAAGTATTGCTGTCGTTTCAGTGACTACTGTTTCTGAAATCCTATCCTGCATGTATGCAGCAGTGTGTTGGATAGTATTTGTTACTCATCCTTGAAACTCTGTGAGAAAGCTAAGAGCTGAATAAGCTTTTGTCAGATCTCAGAGTTTTGTTCCCTGCTTACGCTCAAGGAATAGGATTATTCCCTCTCCAATCAAATCAATCCAATCACTGAAGCTgtggtttaaaagaaaacaaggcaaaacAAGGCAAACAACACATAAACAACAGAAGGTAATAGGGCTGGGTTTTCTTAGCCTCCTTCTGGTGGCGAATTACAGTGCCTTTTATTTCTACATGGaataatgtttttctgaaagtcaGACCTGGTCTTCAGATGGCACTGATGAAGCACCTCAGATTAATTGTCATGCCTGAAAATCAGATCTTGAGAAGGAGCCCTTTTCCTTGTGCTTCTGACGCTGTTATTGCatgattgtttttattaattgttATAAagtgatttttgcttttcatttttaccagGCTCCACGAGGCCCGCTCAGGAGACATTTGCAACGCCTGTGTCCTTTTggtgaaaagatggaaaaagttGCCAGCAGGATCCAAAAAAAACTGGAATCACGTTAGTTAATTTATCTATTTCTTCCCTGCCCTTAATTAACTTGCCTTCTACTTCAGTCCGTTCTACATCAGAGAGGGAGGCACTAGAAAGAGTTTAGGGGTTGCTATTTCCCAACTGCCTTCCCTCCCTAATCCCAACATTTCTAAAACTTGCCTGGAATATTTCTTGTCTTTGTTAGACTTACGTGCAAATTGTGATGGTGCAAGCCATGGATGGAGTTGCAGACTAACCTACCTTGTAATTCCTTGTTTTCACAATCTCATAACTTTGTCCAGAAGTCTCTTATGACACTCAAAACATTATAGATAGAATTTGGTCTCTGTCCAAAACTGGTCACTTTTTTAATAGCTTGAACAAGCAAGGTGACTTATTCCAAGCAGCACACAAATCAATGTGGCTTAATCAGGTAATTAAAGACTAATATCTTGCAGCTATTCCTGCTCATATGTTCTGTTTTGATCTATCTAATTCAGTTTGGGCCTAAGGCTGGTAAGATGATCAGGATTCCTTGTGTATGAAATAAGATTTATAAAGGAAGCCTTGGTGAGAACAGGATCCAGAACTATGATTGTTACTAGCTCTAGCTTTATTAAAAAGTTAAACTAatgatttaaaacaacaaaaccagtcTCTAGGGTAAATGCTTAGTTGTCATTCTTTTGATTGAGCCTCTATAGATGTAAACAACCATTGCCTATTCAACTGAATCTGTCAAAATAGGAAGAAGATGTAAGTTTAGTTGGATGTACTTTTGAAACTGGTTTGCCTTCTTTTCCTACAAACTCAGCCTCTTATAAACCAGACTTAAGAGAAATATAAGTGTGAGTACGCAGAACTGCTTTGGTTTAACTAGACTGCTTTTGAGCGTTTCTGCAACACCCTGGAAGGAGGTTGGAGTGAggtggggttggtctcttctcccaggtaacagccctaggacaagaggaaatggctttaagttgcaaCAGGacaggttcaggttggatattaggaaacatttctcagaaggagtgtaactgcccagagaggtggtggaatcaccattcttggaggtgttcagcaactgtgtggatgtggcactgagggatgtgagcatggtggggatggactggtgttggaaaagacctctaagatcatccagtccaactttaatgattctgtgagctCCTTCGGCTAGATCAGTGCAGACATCTTGACAAAGGCAGTATCTGGGCATAATTCAGGATCACTGTgtgcattttctgtgttgtaGGTGGTAGATGCCAGGGCTGGACCCAGTctgaaaacaacactgaaaccaaagaaaatgaaaactctcTCTGGAAGCAGAATAAAGAGCAATCAAATCAGCAAGCTGCAAAAAGAATTCAAGCGGCATAGTAAGTAGATCCAAACCAATTTTGATTATAAGCTTTGGCTTCCCCTAAAACTTACTGCTAAGTGACCATGTTGAGTTGCCTCCTGGATTCAGTTGTGCTCTCACACATTCAGGCTTTCTCTGTTCCTGTAACCTCTTGTTCTCAGTGTGCTTGGGGAGGGGGTGGAATGAAAGGGGAGACCGTGTGCAGGATGAGTATCTGAAGGGGGCTGGTTGTGTCAGGTGGAGAAGTGACAAGGAGAGGGTTAGAAGCAGGGCTGGAAGGAGTAGGCAATTGCAGCTTATATCTCACGTTGAAATGACGCATCTCTTGGAAGAACTTCTTGGGCAAAGCCCTCATTGAAGTTGAAAGAGATTTCCCCCTGTTCTCATTAACTTGCTATGATAGTTTTAAGCTCTCTCCTCTCAAGAAAGGCTGCTTGCTCTGCTGATACCACTAtcaatctttttcttccatgtatGTTTTCAGCCTAGGCTTTCTATTTAGCCTGTTTGTGTTCTgcccctcttcccctccccccccccccaacataCACATGTACTCTGTAAGCTCCTGCCATGTTCCTCTGTACAGTTTCCTTAAACCTTCTGCTAGTCTCAGTGATTTCTTTCCACTAGCACTTAGACTCTCAAATAGATATGGATTCATATCTTTCCCACACATCCATCTGTCAGTAACACTCTAAATATATGTCAGCAATctagtttctttttcctctaaagCAAACCTTGTAGCTTCTTAACTGTTGCTGTCTTGACCTTCTCTGTTTTCTATCATTCTGCCTGACCTGAAGGAAGTGCTCTCAGAAGAACCAGTGAAGGCCTTGAGCTTTTATCTACTCATCCAATGTGCAATAGTCAATTCTTATTGTGTTACTGTGGGTGGTAGAGGCAATTAAAAAGGAAGCTAGCAGTATCTCTATTCAGATATGCATCTGCATACCTGAAGTTGATAGCTTACAGTTTTGTTCCAGCTGGAGCTTTAAACTACCTAATCCATTGCTCTAATCAGAAGAGCTTTGCAGGATTTTAATTTAATGAGTAAGAAAGGAGATTTGCACTGAAGGGCTGCATCTGAAGCAAAGGTCCTGACCAGCTTCAACAGTGTTTCAGTGATTACAGAGAAGAACCAGGATCGTGTCTGAAGTGTAGCGTGCTGCTCAGGCTGCATTTGAGACTCTGACCCTGAACCTCTTTGCAGTCCTTCACACACAGGGACCTGCTTCAGTCTCCCACATGATGACAGATGTTCTTTCAAGGATTTTTGAAGTAGGCAGGGGCAAGAAAAATGGGTTACTATTAGGCTTTTGTTGTTAATTAGGAAAGTCTTTCTCTTCGGTTCCCGTCTGCATGTGACCTTTTGAAGTAAGGAAAAGGATGAGTTACTACATGTCTTAATTCTTGCATTTATTCTCCCCCACCCTGCAGACTCTGATGCCCACAGCACCACTTCAAGTGCCTCCCCAGCTCAATCCCCCTGCTACAGCAACCAGTCTGATGAGGGCTCTGACACAGAGATGAGTGCTGGGTCCAGCAGAACACcggttttttcctttctagatCTCACGTATTGGAAGAggtaaaatgaaacagaaggtGTGCTCTGTACAGACAGCAGTTTGTTTCATATTCAGTGATCAAGGCTGCTTCCTCAGGAGCTtgcagggtgctgctgctgctgaacttgTGTTAGAGATATCATTTAAGTCACTAAGTATTCTACAATGCCTATCTGACTGGAAAGGAACACCATGTATTCAAGACTTTTTCCCCTATCTCCCTCCAGTTCTTAAACAAAAACATGCTATCTGGAGAGATGTTCTTACATTTTTGGGAGTAACGAACAATATTCTGAATGTCACTGTCTTGTCTTAAAACTATGCTCTGTAGATGCAACAAGTTACCATGTTACCATGTACGTATGTTTTGCTGCCAAGCTGAGTAACCTAGCATTAAATTTGATTGACCTGTGATGgtggtcattaaaaaaaaaagtggaaaagcaCAAGATTTTCTTGGAGCTTGGGTTTGTTTTATTACGTGTTATGACACACTAATCCCTTGTTTAGCTAATTGCTATACTGGGATCGTTGTGACTTTGCTGCCTCCTCTCAAATAGTGTTTTTGAATGCCTAGTTGTCAAGGTTAGCTTAACCTAGATAGCTGCGTAGCTGAAATTTGTCTGCGAAGTAAAATGGGAGACTTAGTTTTATGTAGGCATGGCTTTTCTATGTgcatggttttgtttgtttgattggtttttgttgttagtGGTCGtcttcttgtgttttgttttagttttcctTCCCTAAATCATGATGTGGATTTAGACATTGATTTGCTCTCTCTCTTTGGACAGCCCCTCCTGTCATAGCCAAACAATGCTGAGGCTCAAGGAATCAGTGTCACAAGCTGTCTGcatctctgcttgctttttctttcaggcaAAAGGTCTGCTGTGGAATTATTTACAAAGGGCGTTTTGGGGAAGTCCTCATAGACACTCATCTCTTCAAACCTTGCTGTAGCAATAAAAAGTCTGCCACTGAGAAGCCAGAACAAGAAGGACCACAATCCCCAGCAATCTCTACCCAAGAGGAGTGGTGACTTCCTTGGAGAGCTGCAGACAGTTATACAGATCCTCTTATTCTCTGGAAAAATACTAGAAAAGTGACTCTGTTCACATTGGACACCTGCTATGCTGCCAAAAGACTATTCCCTAGAATTGTTTTGGGTTTTACTGCTACAATTCCACAAACTCTGAAACTAGTTTGTATCCTTTCAGAAAGACTGTACATAATATTTAAGATGCTATGGAACACTTAGTGAAGCTGAATGCTGCTGCAAGGTTGTCCCTCTTATCTTTCCCTCCCACTCCCTTCACAAGTGAACTTGAGAATGGGGTTTTGTATATTAAAGTGTATGTAGTTCATCTTTCTGTATTGAAAGAAACGGTGGTTGtaagggtttttatttttttttaagttggtTGGTAACCTCCCTTAAATCcccaagaaaatatttcattcttagATATGTATGAGATGAACTAATACATATAAATGTTGTCACCTCTCTAgttgtataaatatatatattttgaaggTGTGGAGATCTCACCCTATACTACTGACGTTGTAAGAAAGACGGATATGTGACAGACTGTTAACTGCAGACATCTCTACTGTAAGTGATAGTTATCTGAAAAAGCCTCCCAACAACAGATGCTCTTAGGGAAGGGGTAGGAGCACTTCCCTTCTTAGctaggaagggaggaggaggagttgCCTGAGAATTGAACACAGTGAAATGGATGGGAgacgtttgtttgtttgtttttaacctagCAGCAGACCCTCTGGGCTTTGTGTAGTAACTGACCGGTGATTAGAGGAGGACCAAGAAAACAACCCGATGCCCAAGTTAGGTGTAGACGATGGCCGTAACCAGGTAACGGCTATATCTCTTGGCCCAGTGCAGCTCCAATGTGACCACAAAAAAGACTACTTGCTGGTTTCAGGCTTGACATAAGACCAAGCCACTTGCTAAGCAAGTTAGATTCAGGTCTGGGGACGCAAGCTGATTCCAACCTGTGGTTTGGATTCACAGTGCTTGTTTTAGAGCCACACAGCTTCTCACCAGCAGATCAAGGCTTTTGTAAATACTGGGCTTTTATTAGGATTGGTGCTGTGCTGAATAGAGGCAGCTCTGTTTGCATACATGATCAAAAGATTCCCAGCTGAACTTGTGTGCAAACCAGTGCGATGTTCCTTCAAACTCCACTTTGCCTTTAGGGTGATAGCAGCTTCCTGGAGGAGTGTGCTGCAGTTTTAGTTCCCCATTGATTCATGTTCCTTTATGAAGGTTTAATTTGTGTAACTTGAGAattatgcttttgtttgtttgctttggggggagggaagggatttttctttttactctttttGGGATGTTCTGCAATGGATGCTACGAGCTTTCCTTGTTGTGCGAGTCATCCGTGTAAAACTTTGGTGGGTAGGGCTTAGGACTGGATTTCTGTGTAATCTCACTTCCTGAAATGGGAATAGTTAGCAAATTAAAATATAGGTAGGAAAGGATATGCAGGATTTAAGAGGAGCCTCCATCCtcaaagctgttttttcctttctcccttctgttgAGTAGTCCAGCCTCTGAGGAGAGGATATCAGAAGAAGGCTTTGACTTATCACAGCCTTACATCTTACAGCTTTCATTGCTCTTTtattgtgttgttgttttgtttttttttttttcctaagctcCCTGAGATTCTGAAGGGAAGACAAAGCTACATGCCTTGCTTTTCATCTGCAACCAAATGAGTGGATACTTGTATAACTGCCTAACTAGGTCGGTCATGTCTGATAAGGACTTGAGCAAGAGTACTGGCTATTTTTTGCAGACACCTGCCTTTATTGGAGTTTGTGTTTTCAGCATCAGTAATTCTGTACACCTGAGGCTGCAGTACTGATGGTAGGTTGTGCTCTGATACGGATCATCtcttcttctgtatttatttatttattgctagATTTCAACTGCCAACTGCTTCCCCACTCCCTCCCACCTGTTCCATTCCTGGTAGTAATGCAGAATGAACTGTATGTAGTCATGCACTTTGTATTAATGTATTAGAAATCTATGGAACCTGTTTTGTACTTTTATACTGTTCAGACACTTGTAATCCAAACTTTTTTTACTAGGGCAATGAATAAATTTAGacttatttagaaaatgaattccTGTTTATTTAACCGTCCGCTTAATTAAGCTCAGTGTTTGAACCAGCCTATGCATTCATTTGTCTATTTGAACAAGATTTCAAAGCTTCCTTTTTTGGAGGAGGGAAGGCAGACAACTCTCTTTGCAACAAgtcattttctatttaatttagGAAGacgagcagagcagaggaaggacACAGTGCTTACTGTGGTGGGTAGCTGCCTCTACAGAATTCTCCAGCTGTTCCCGGGCACTGTGCTGTGTAACAGCCAATTCCTTTTCTGGAAATGGGTGGTGCTGGCTGGTTCTCCAGAGGGTTGCTGACCGCTCACAGGCATCCAGCAAAACTAGTGGAAGCATTCAGAGTAAAGTGCTGACAGCACGTGGGAACATCCCTCTCCAGATCcagctgaggcactggaagaaaCGAGTGCTCC encodes:
- the SINHCAF gene encoding SIN3-HDAC complex-associated factor; protein product: MFGFHKPKMYRSIEGCCICRAKSSSSRFTDSKRYEKDFQNCFGLHEARSGDICNACVLLVKRWKKLPAGSKKNWNHVVDARAGPSLKTTLKPKKMKTLSGSRIKSNQISKLQKEFKRHNSDAHSTTSSASPAQSPCYSNQSDEGSDTEMSAGSSRTPVFSFLDLTYWKRQKVCCGIIYKGRFGEVLIDTHLFKPCCSNKKSATEKPEQEGPQSPAISTQEEW